A stretch of the Syntrophales bacterium genome encodes the following:
- a CDS encoding metallophosphoesterase family protein: MNWFSADYHFNHKNIIEFCGRPFEDITEMNKAIKERHNSRVKRGDTVYFLGDFVFGASKIEIRRLIESLNGDFVFIEGNHDRKNKSKSMLKKAEIEGFGKRIQLVHRLQDMDEGYDFYLCGHVHEHWRFKENICNVGVDVWDFYPVHMKQILKAYKRWRKDGDNREGIRRERSSGWTGL; the protein is encoded by the coding sequence TTGTGGTCGTCCTTTTGAAGATATAACTGAGATGAATAAGGCTATTAAGGAGAGACACAACAGTAGAGTGAAGAGGGGAGACACAGTTTATTTCTTAGGAGATTTCGTTTTTGGTGCAAGTAAGATAGAGATAAGGAGATTGATAGAAAGTCTTAACGGAGATTTTGTATTCATAGAAGGAAACCATGATAGGAAGAACAAGAGCAAATCAATGCTCAAAAAGGCGGAGATTGAGGGATTTGGGAAGAGGATTCAGCTAGTACACAGACTTCAAGACATGGATGAGGGATATGATTTTTATCTATGTGGTCATGTTCACGAGCATTGGAGGTTCAAGGAGAATATCTGCAACGTGGGGGTGGATGTTTGGGATTTCTATCCTGTTCATATGAAGCAAATTTTGAAAGCTTATAAAAGGTGGAGGAAAGATGGAGATAATAGAGAAGGTATCAGAAGAGAAAGAAGTAGTGGTTGGACTGGTTTGTAA